A portion of the Stigmatella aurantiaca DW4/3-1 genome contains these proteins:
- a CDS encoding GFA family protein: MTTPQKYTGGCHCGQIQYEVTADLNQVISCNCSVCTKKGALLSFVGADQFKLLSGKDAVSDYQFNKKVIHHLFCRTCGVESFASGTAPDGRQMYAINVRCLEGVDLAALRVTPVDGKSL, from the coding sequence ATGACCACTCCCCAGAAGTACACAGGCGGCTGTCACTGCGGCCAGATCCAATACGAGGTAACAGCGGACCTGAACCAGGTGATTTCGTGTAACTGTTCCGTCTGCACGAAGAAAGGAGCGCTGCTGTCCTTCGTGGGCGCGGACCAGTTCAAGCTCCTGTCCGGCAAGGACGCGGTCTCGGACTACCAGTTCAACAAGAAGGTGATCCACCACCTCTTCTGCCGGACCTGTGGGGTCGAATCCTTCGCCAGCGGAACCGCGCCGGATGGCCGCCAGATGTACGCCATCAACGTGCGCTGCCTGGAAGGGGTGGATCTGGCGGCCCTCCGCGTTACCCCCGTCGACGGCAAGAGCCTGTAG